The DNA sequence AATTCACACATAACGCACGCATTACCATCTGTTTTTTACTCTAGGTTGGGTTTTAATGGGCTCTaatgactttttttattatttttaatatatttcaaccAATAAAAACAAAGTGTGTTAATAAACAAATGTATAAGAGTTTTTTAACATCTacttaaaaactaagaaaacaaaCTACTAGGGATATTACCCTAAAACCCCTATCTGATAAGCTGACACGTGTccaattaaatgattttttcgTCAATTTGGTGCCCTTTATGAATGGTTTGAGCAGCTGAAGACGGAATGACAATTTTGTCCCTGTTTTCTACTCCTTAGTTTATTTGGGTTTGGTTATTTCGTAATTTTGCATAGTTTTAAATGCATCTGAAACCGATTTGACGAGCTTTCATTTCCACTGCAGGCCTTCTCCTTGGTTTGAACGCGGAAGCTTGCTGTGGAAGGAAGTTTCACAGATAAATGTGGAAGAAGttgtgtttttatattttgtttgttgttttccatttctttcttcctttcatgtTTTTCCCTTACTCCAGGTATTTCTGTATTTTTTCTGTGTTGCAGTGTTTATGTTCATCATGGAATGATACTTGGTCAGAAGTTTACGTCATAAATATGAAGATGCTTTGTTGTTTCTGTGTATTTctgtgttttttgtttgttcaatgTTTATGGGTAATGATAGAatcatatttgtttgttgttttccatttctttcttcctttcctGTTTTTCCCTTACTCCAGGTATTCGTGTAATTTTTCTGTGTTGCAGTGTTTATGTTCATCATGGAATGATACTTGGAAAGAAGTTTACGTGATAAATATGAAGATGCTttgttgtttctgtttttttgtttaactttactccagtttatatttttgtgtttagaTTGTGGTTTTTCTGTGTTTCTGTTCATCATGGAATGATATTTGGAAAGAAGTTTATATTTTCTGTGCTCTGTGTTAAGattgtgtttttttgtttaactttactccagtttatatttttgttcttgcATATCCATTTTATTTACTGTTTAAATTTTCCGTTTTggttttttgtattttcatatttttaatatgtagtTAATGGTTAGTATTTACGTAGGGTACATCAGGAAATTTGACTGATTTTATGGTGTTTTTAGGAAGTGCAATGGCGAAGAAGCTGGATATGATTAAAGATATTGATGGTAAGAGGGAAACTCTGAAGTTGGGAGTTAGAGTTGTTGATCATTGGTATGTTCAGTCCCGTGATTCTACTCTTCAATTGGAGATGATTCTGATGGATGAAAATGTAAGTATTTCTTCATTAAACATTTCAGTTAGTTTTTGGATGtcttatgtattttaatttgttctgTTGATTATTTATTGTAGGCGGACAAAATACACTGCATTATTTGCAGGGAAGAGTTTGATTTATGGGATAGCAAGTTGATTGAGGGAGAAACATATATCATGCACAATTTCAAGATACTGAAAAATGAAGGGCAGTACAGGGTATGTGAGCATCCTTACAAGTTACTATTTATTGGTGCTACATCCGTGAAGTTGCAAGCTATTGCTAAACTTCCAATGAAAGCTTACAgctttaaaagtataaaagatattGTTAGTGGCAATTTTATTCCTGACTTGCTTATAGGTATGAGAAATATAAtatctgttttatttttatttaaaaatttttcgtATGATTGTCATACTAAccgtattttatatattttgtcatTGAGATTTGATTGGTGTCGTTGAGAATGTGAGGTAAAgtaatattatgttaatattttgatttatttgaactgaaaaatttatatttcttgcAGTGGTGCTGCTATTTGTTGTACATTGTGGGATGAATATTGCAAGAAGTTTATATAGAGGTACAATGACCTACCTAATTCGGAAAAGCTTGTGGTTGTCATTACTCAAGCTAAAATCAAACCAGCTGCAGGTATAAATCTTTATGAAACCTCTTCTTCATTGagtgtgatttttattttttctaacattGGTTTTCATATGTAGGTGAATGGCCAGTTTCTGTTTCTAATACGTGGAATGGTACAAAGTTGATAATGGAAAGTGATTTTCCTCTAATAGTTGATTTTAAGAAACGAATGAAGGAGTAAGTTATCCGAATATTAATCCATGTTAATTATTTGTCTTGTATTGGAATTATTTCACATATAGTCAAAAAACTATAGttgattttgtatgttttatttgACTTGCAAAATTGATCCAGATGAAGTGATATTGAGTCAGTGTGCAAGTCAATTGACTCAGTCTTCCCAATATACTGATGCTGAAcgttttgtatataaatgtttagTAAAGAGTTTGTCTGAAATCCCATTAATGAAGAAGGTATGAAAGCAAGTGTTGAGGAATTACTTTATttcatttgttctttttattgtattttaacttaaattttttcttttgatataggAAGTTGTATGTGTGACTGTTGCAACGACTGTTAAGTTTAACTTAGATAATGAGGGCTGGTATTATTTGGTTTGCAACAATTGCAACAAAAGGACTTATGAAGCAGTTTCTTTCAAGTGACTTATTGTGATAAAGATAATGCACTACCTGTTTTCAAGTTGGTATAttgttttattgtatttttcattttgtgatGTATGTTAGTTGTTAATTGTAATTTATCTGTACTTTGCAGGTATAGGCTCCAAGTCCAGGTCTGTGATGATTCAAACAATTATGCTAACTTTGTTGTATGGGACCAAGAATGTAGCAACATTATTGGGTTGTATGCTGCTGATTTGCAGAAACAAATGATTGAGGTCTACAATTTAATAGTTTCTTCGTTTATATTTTCTGCTATCAGTGTTgtttatattttgcattgtTGTTAATTACAATAGGCTGGTGATGATGATCCCCTTTGCTTTCCTGATGCATTGGATGTAATGCTAGGCTGTACCTTTGCTTTTAAAGTTCGAACCCAACCAAGAACTAAGTGTGCATATGTCATTAAAGTTTCAAATGTTTCAGAAATAGTGACACATGTtaaaagtcttattccttcacttcaagtaaatattatttttgaaatgattTATGTATTTCTTTCCATATGAATtacatataaatgtaaaatatttttattttatttgtatatgtaGATTGGTGATGGTACTGATAAATGCAGTATGGATTTGGTTTCTGAGAGTTCCAGTGTTATGGTAAGTATATTAAGATGcagttttgattttttgttaatCTGAATCAcaatttttaagtatatattacaGAAATTGATATGtggttttatttgttttgtagatTTCAGAATTACGTGGGAAAGCTATTTGTAATTTGGCTGCAGACACTAATACTGATATAGTATATTCTTATTCAATTAtctttattcataattaaaactaTAGAGTATTTTGTTGTGATCAATTTTCTATTCTTAATTTTGTAGATGAGTTTGAGCGCAACTGGTGAGAATGAGTTGGATTATGTTGTAATTGGAACTCCAGGAAAGAGGTTATTGCCATGTAGTGAAAATTGCAATGAATCTTCTCAGGACATCGATTCTGCTCAATTATCCAGCACTAAGATGAAGAAGCTTATTAAGAAGGAGAAAacttaaattaagtttttatgaTTAGTATATGTTTGATGTATATAATTTTGGGTGCTTTGGAACAGTTATGGTTAAGCACTTTTTTAGCCACATATATTCTGTAAGTTAGGTTCAAGTACATTGTCCTTCATTTTCTTGTGTTTTGTTTGATGTTGGACTCATTCCCAAATATATGAATGAACCATCTTGCATTATTATATAGTAAGCGATTGATAAAATTATAGCTACTAACATTCAAACAAAGGATATACATGATTGATAATAAAGGAAATTAGATTAAGTGGATCTATATACATACAGAAACATATAGTCTTTCAAAAAGCAAATAAGAAAAAGCCCGTAAACTATTATCAAACTTAACTCATAAATATTCGTAGTTACATTAAGTgattaaaacatgaattgtgCTTGAACGGTTTTTGTCGACTCCAAACATCAGTTTGTTTCCAGCTTCAAGTGCATTATCAATGCAAAACTGCTTCCATCCTCGAGTAATGTAGCATTCCATACGCGATCTGTTACTCCATCTGATATTACATTCCCATAAATCACCATTTTCATTGCTGAGGTTATACATTTTTTGATTCTTTACCAAGGCTACATCAGCAAATTGTGCATCCAAGTACTGTAAATGAAATTCACAATATGTTAAGTAATTTTCTAAATTCATGTAACATAAACATTTCAGAAGGAATGAAACTTACCAGTGATGATGAGGGGATATCGTTTTCAGTTAATGTTTTTTCTGTTGAAAAGTAAAAAggattttcatcattgctttcCATTGTAGTAATGCAATTATCAGTTGATTTGTTGATGTAAGTGATTTCATCACCAGCCAAATCAAATATCCTTACTATGAATTTGTTATCTCCCATGTAAGTTAGCCTCAGTACATGATCATTTCTTATATCATAGTATTTAATAAACTGTGGAATTCCCTTTGTAATAAAATGCATATGCAAGAATCCTTTTGAAATGATAATTTCGTGGATGTTTCCTACTGGGTCAATCATCTCAAAGTTATCAGATGCAAATGTTGGACCCCAAAACCGTGAAAATGCATCAGCAAGTGTTATAGATTCCTGTACCATAAATAAATCCTCTTTATGTTTATACTGAAATAATTATAAACCAGTTACATATGAATTATATGTATGCGATAATGTTACCTGTTGTATGGATAATTTGACATTGAAACAGTTGAAGAATCTGGGCAATGGGATTTCTGGGTGGACATCTGTCGGATTTTTTGGGGCAGGGTATTGGATTTCAGTCATGTCAATGTCAAAAATCCTTAAGTCAAATACCCTGTTTCCTAAGTATTTTACTGCaacaaaatagttttctttgaaGTTGTAAAAACTTGCTATTTCATAACCTCCACAAAAGAAGTTTTCAGGCACTGAAGTTTGACCTATGCGGATTACTATCTTATTTCCTCTTGGGTCCACTAAGTAGTTTAGATTGTGTCTAACTTCCTTTGACCAGTAAACAACGAAAGCAGGGTCAAATTGAATGTATTCCTGCAATGTGTATGAAGTAAAGGAATGAAACATTATGGATTTACTACAAGTGTCCAATTTTATTTGTGCAGataataaaataggaaaaaaaaaatcatcccgAATGGGTTCCAGTTTGTAATATTATGTCTACAAAATGCATATTATAATGGCTGCTCTGCATAAATCGAACATATACTAACCTTTTGCATTTGCTTTCTCATATCAATGGTTGAAAACAGATGGTACTTACTTTAaagcaaagaaataaaaaacttacCTTAGTTGGATTAAAGATTGAAACCCATAATGGATGGCAGTACATCATGGCCTTCCAGGAAGATGAAGCCATTGGAATAGATTTGAGAAATGCAGTGCAGAATGATTGGACAATGGAAAGTGAAGAACTCGAAGGACATgacataaatattaaactttaaaaaaaaattaccatttcAAATGACGGTTGGTAATGAAATGGCAGTGTAATTAATACTCTgaccttttaattatttagtttaagttttaaataCGAAAAAAATACGAAGCACTCATTGCATATACTAATTTCATTAAAGTGACACGACAATATATGAAATAGATTTATGTGCAAAAAAtccaatcttttttttatttggcgcCATTTTAATTGACTAATTGCAATAACTATAGCATAAACATCTAAGTTATGTGGTCTGCAATGAAGGGATGATAATTTGCAGAagcaacaaaaataatgaaactaatCCAATGTCTacgaaaataaaaagttaaactaCACAGCcttgatgtttgtttttttgttcttccaaaatataattatacattttagaatatgcatttattatttatttgatttgaatccaattttgtaaaatatattctGAAGTGATTGTGGTGGATGTTAAAAACACAGGAATGGAggctgataaaaaaatattgaagattGCTTGCGCCCAAGCAAGATTGAAgcgaaaaatgattttgaaagaaaacaGGATGAATAAGAAATGTGTTAAAGAGTGTGGTATATTTTCTAAAAGCCAACATGGTAGAACATTGTGTACTCCACTGTCTGATGTTACATCTAAATTTTTGCCTGGAGGAAGACTTAACACTTCTGGAAGAGTACAATGTCATAAAAATACACATGCAGTTCCAGATAGTAATGCTTCTCATCGACAAAATCTATTGCCTAGGTTTGAGATTATTTTTTCAGAGCAGGAAAAAGATAATCAATGCTCATTGAATAAGAGTAGTAGTTGTCAACAGTCTTCCTTAACTGCATCTCATTTTCATATGGCTGAACAAATAAGTCAAGTCAGTACTAATGCAGACAATCCAGATAATGGCCAaggtattaattaatttatctacTAGCAAATGGATATATTGTTTAATTCTGACTGCTTTCAATAATCACAGTTGAATAGATGGTTAAAATGCGAAAAAAATCAACATCTAAAGCAAAAAACATATACAACTTCGGACTCTGACTATTCCATACAATTTGACGAAAGATAAGATACTATTAATTACATCCTTACTttactatattttgtttttttataaatgttactAAAATAAGGATACACATTCACTTACTATGCAGATATAGGTGACCCAATTTATACGTGCCCCTATTGCAAAGCATACATGTGGTATGAAGAAAGGATAGACAAGCATAAACATTCTGCAATTCCAAAGTTTAATTTGTGTTGTGGAAATGGAAAAGTGCAGTTACCTCTATTGAAGGATCCTCCTATTGTTTTGAAGCAATTATTGTTTGATTCCAACAGCAGAGAAGGAAAAAATTTCCAACAACATATTCGTACATATAATATGATGTTTGCTTTTACATCACCAGGTGCCAAAGTTGATAACAGCTATAACAATGGTCATGGTCCACCTAATCTGAGGATCCAAGGCCAAGCTTGTCATAGAATAGGTAGTTTGCTCCCGCCTGCAGGACAAATTCCTAAGTTTGCGcaactatatatttatgatacTAAAAATGAAACACACAATAGAATCCAATCCTTAAGGTATGTGAAGCTAAAGTTTGTTTAAAACGgcaatttgatattttggatGTTGTATTAATTAAGATTCTATTAATTTTCAGCAATGACAACAAAATTGATGTAGATATTgtaaacaaattaacaaaaatgttAGATGAATACAATGTTTATGTCAAATCATTCCGAGTTGCTAGAGACCGTTACAGAGAACAACATTTCCATGACCTTAAATTAAGGCTAATTGCTGATAGGAATAAGGATGGAAGGTTATATAATATTCCTACCGTTTCAGAAGTAGCAGCACTAATAGTTGGTGACGTTGACAGTGCTTCCCCAAGAGATATCATAATGGAAAATAGAAGTGGAAAATTGCAGAGAATTAACGAACTTCACACGAGCTACCTAGGATTCCAATATCCTTTACTATTCCCATATGGGGAAGATGGTTATAGGCATGATGTTAATCATCGAGTCACAAGTACTTCAAAAAACATGAAGAGAAATCGCTTGACAATAAGGGAATGGTTCTGCTTCCGAATTCAGAGTAGAGAATTAGAAGCACAGACACTCCTAAGATCTAGGCGATTGTTCcaacaatttgttgttgatggATACACTATGCTAGAGTCTGAAAGGTTATCATTCATAAGAAACAACCAGTCCAAGCTTAGAGTGGACAAGTACGATAACCTCTTCCAATCAAAATCAAGTACCCAAGAAGAAGGATCTACAAAAGGCAAAAGAGTTGTACTACCTTCTACTTTTGTTGGTGGGACACGATTTATGGAACAACTTTATTTTGATGGAATGGCAATTTGTAGTCATGTTGGTTTTCCAGATTTGTTTGTTACTTTTACATGCAATCCGAAGTGGCCTGAAATACACAGAATTTtatcacataaaaatttatCTGCATCTGATAGACCAGACTTGGTTGCAAGGGTTTTCCGAATCAAATTTGATCATCTTCTAGCAGATCTTACGAAGAATCATTTGTTGGGCAGGGTCATTGGATGTATATTCCCTTTTTCCTAATATTTGATaacctaatatttttgttgttgtttcatATACTAATGGAATGAATTTACAATGCAGACATGTATACTATTGAATTCCAAAAGCGGGGTCTACCTCATGCTCATCTGCTTCTTTTTTTGCACCAAAATGACAAATATCCAAGTGTTGATgatattgataaagtaatatCAGCTGAAATTCCGTGCCCAATTGAAAATCCAAAACTATATCAATGTGTGAAGGATCATATGATTCATGGTCCTTGTGGAGTAGTAAATAAATCCCTTCCTATGCATGAAGAATGGTAAATGCTCACGGTTTTATCCTAAAAAATTTCAGAGTAGTACAACTATTTCAGAAGATGGATTTCCACAATATCGAAGAAGAGACAATGGAGTATGTGTGGTCAAGAATCATGTTTCTTTAGACA is a window from the Vigna unguiculata cultivar IT97K-499-35 chromosome 7, ASM411807v1, whole genome shotgun sequence genome containing:
- the LOC114191219 gene encoding uncharacterized protein LOC114191219, with protein sequence MAKKLDMIKDIDGKRETLKLGVRVVDHWYVQSRDSTLQLEMILMDENADKIHCIICREEFDLWDSKLIEGETYIMHNFKILKNEGQYRVCEHPYKLLFIGATSVKLQAIAKLPMKAYSFKSIKDIVSGNFIPDLLIVVLLFVVHCGMNIARSLYRGEWPVSVSNTWNGTKLIMENEVILSQCASQLTQSSQYTDAERFVYKCLVKSLSEIPLMKKEVVCVTVATTVKFNLDNEGWYRLQVQVCDDSNNYANFVVWDQECSNIIGLYAADLQKQMIEAGDDDPLCFPDALDVMLGCTFAFKVRTQPRTKCAYVIKVSNVSEIVTHVKSLIPSLQIGDGTDKCSMDLVSESSSVMISELRGKAICNLAADTNTDIMSLSATGENELDYVVIGTPGKRLLPCSENCNESSQDIDSAQLSSTKMKKLIKKEKT
- the LOC114191220 gene encoding uncharacterized protein LOC114191220: MEADKKILKIACAQARLKRKMILKENRMNKKCVKECGIFSKSQHGRTLCTPLSDVTSKFLPGGRLNTSGRVQCHKNTHAVPDSNASHRQNLLPRFEIIFSEQEKDNQCSLNKSSSCQQSSLTASHFHMAEQISQVSTNADNPDNGQGAKVDNSYNNGHGPPNLRIQGQACHRIGSLLPPAGQIPKFAQLYIYDTKNETHNRIQSLSNDNKIDVDIVNKLTKMLDEYNVYVKSFRVARDRYREQHFHDLKLRLIADRNKDGRLYNIPTVSEVAALIVGDVDSASPRDIIMENRSGKLQRINELHTSYLGFQYPLLFPYGEDGYRHDVNHRVTSTSKNMKRNRLTIREWFCFRIQSRELEAQTLLRSRRLFQQFVVDGYTMLESERLSFIRNNQSKLRVDKYDNLFQSKSSTQEEGSTKGKRVVLPSTFVGGTRFMEQLYFDGMAICSHVGFPDLFVTFTCNPKWPEIHRILSHKNLSASDRPDLVARVFRIKFDHLLADLTKNHLLGRVIGYMYTIEFQKRGLPHAHLLLFLHQNDKYPSVDDIDKSSTTISEDGFPQYRRRDNGVCVVKNHVSLDNRSVVPYNPKLLLKYEGHINVELCNRSTSIKYLFKYINKGYDRITTAIVNNTNGTSLHDQSGDEIKQYLDCRYISPSEACWRIFSFPIHGRNPAVERLFFHLPGEQSVYFKDDEFIDEVIGKATVAESMFTSWMECNKKYELARTLTYPKIVSKFVYVKKDRCWKPRKIGNTIGRLIWVPPSTGELYYLRRMLTVVKGPLSYEDIRTVDNILYSTFREACESLGFSADDKEYVEAIKEAKDWGSGNYLRKLFETMLLSNSVNKPLDLWEKTWKWLSDDILYRERIKAGNPELQLSVDILRNLTLFHIEEILQTNRRSLKQFPTMPYPDGFIIAQCGNRLVYSELDYNPVTEANLFQQNYDRMTGEQKDIFQKVTEAVIKNVGGMFFLYDYGGMSVRGSNAGINEGSDSSRL